The following are encoded together in the Dickeya lacustris genome:
- a CDS encoding DUF2946 domain-containing protein, whose protein sequence is MSLFELRQSRFAAWIGILALVAIFLAPPISQSLRTTHHVQTPAYSDETRVAAHSHKSSPEHPAHAFAAIEHVPQTVTHDHSSNMAMDHSACGYCLLLSYLPILVIVGALSPVAVSLRQYSCKGCVYRPVYDDIWHIFPEPRAPPLTPVFINTR, encoded by the coding sequence ATGTCTTTGTTTGAACTAAGACAATCACGTTTTGCGGCCTGGATTGGAATTTTAGCGCTTGTTGCTATTTTTCTCGCGCCGCCAATTTCGCAATCACTGCGAACGACTCACCACGTTCAAACACCGGCCTATAGCGATGAAACACGTGTTGCCGCACATTCGCATAAAAGCTCGCCAGAGCACCCTGCTCACGCCTTTGCAGCAATAGAGCACGTCCCGCAAACCGTAACGCATGACCATTCGAGCAATATGGCAATGGATCACAGCGCATGCGGGTATTGCCTCTTGCTCTCTTATCTGCCGATATTAGTCATCGTCGGCGCACTGTCTCCTGTCGCCGTTTCATTGAGGCAATACAGTTGCAAGGGTTGCGTGTACCGCCCCGTCTACGATGATATTTGGCATATTTTCCCCGAACCCCGAGCGCCCCCTCTGACACCGGTTTTCATTAACACACGATGA
- a CDS encoding PepSY-associated TM helix domain-containing protein, which yields MSVPTSATSSIHSPISSDMPTASVASGKGYSVSQQSALLGLFMRLHFYIGLFVGPFIFIAALTGTIYVLTPQLESRYYSTWLFTDNTGTVHPLSQQITAAMQAVNQHYPQATLSAVRPAPAVGYTTRVMFSLPSLNTSESYAVFVDPVSLDIRGAATVYGTSGILPFRTMLDYLHRHLLLGEMGRAYSELAASWLWLSALGGLFIWHRNRKMTPRLHRQSGSASNSPVRQRMRLRQRHTVIGLTLTLGLIFFSATGLTWSRWAGENIASLRATLGWLTPSLSTQLNAPSPATGNLHLEHQATSASAGSPLSVDTFDKVQTLARQAGIDAGKIEIKPATKPHRAWTVSEIDRSWPTQVDAVAIDPVTLTVIDRVRFADYPLAAKLTRWGIDAHMGILFGWPNQLLLAAFGFSLCLLIVWGYRMWWIRRPRHHAISHPLQTLTLAFLPLRTATKGVILISAMMLALSLPVMGVSLLLFLLIDIWRWRRTR from the coding sequence ATGTCCGTACCTACATCGGCAACATCATCCATCCACTCACCAATATCATCTGATATGCCAACCGCTTCTGTAGCATCTGGCAAGGGGTATTCGGTTTCTCAGCAGAGCGCATTGCTGGGATTATTTATGCGTTTACATTTCTATATCGGCTTGTTTGTTGGGCCTTTTATTTTCATTGCTGCATTAACCGGCACCATCTATGTACTGACGCCGCAACTAGAATCGCGGTATTACTCGACCTGGTTATTTACCGATAACACCGGCACCGTACATCCGTTATCACAACAAATTACCGCTGCAATGCAAGCGGTGAACCAGCACTATCCTCAGGCCACACTCTCTGCGGTACGGCCAGCACCCGCAGTGGGTTACACCACCCGGGTCATGTTTTCTCTTCCTTCGCTCAATACCTCCGAGAGTTATGCCGTCTTTGTTGACCCGGTATCCCTTGACATTCGCGGTGCGGCTACAGTCTATGGCACCAGTGGTATTTTACCATTTCGTACTATGCTGGATTATCTACACCGCCATTTGCTTCTCGGCGAGATGGGGCGCGCTTACAGCGAGCTGGCCGCCTCCTGGTTATGGCTTTCCGCGCTCGGCGGCCTGTTCATTTGGCATCGAAACCGAAAAATGACGCCGAGATTACATCGTCAGTCAGGCTCGGCCAGCAACAGCCCCGTCAGGCAACGTATGCGTCTGCGCCAGCGACATACCGTCATCGGGTTAACATTAACTCTTGGCCTGATCTTCTTTTCCGCGACCGGCCTGACATGGTCTCGCTGGGCAGGCGAAAATATCGCGTCTCTGCGTGCTACGCTTGGTTGGCTCACACCGTCATTAAGCACCCAGCTAAACGCACCATCACCGGCTACAGGCAATCTTCATCTTGAGCATCAGGCAACATCGGCCTCGGCTGGGTCGCCGCTCTCCGTTGATACCTTTGACAAAGTACAGACTCTTGCCCGCCAGGCGGGTATCGATGCAGGTAAGATTGAAATCAAACCAGCGACAAAACCCCATCGCGCCTGGACGGTTAGCGAGATAGACCGCTCATGGCCCACGCAGGTGGATGCCGTTGCCATCGATCCGGTGACGCTAACTGTCATTGATCGTGTTCGTTTTGCCGACTATCCCTTAGCCGCCAAGTTAACCCGCTGGGGAATTGATGCGCATATGGGGATTCTCTTCGGTTGGCCCAATCAGCTACTGCTGGCTGCTTTTGGTTTCAGCCTGTGCCTGCTGATCGTGTGGGGATACAGAATGTGGTGGATTCGCCGCCCCCGCCATCATGCCATTTCTCATCCCCTGCAAACGCTAACGCTCGCCTTTTTACCGCTGAGAACCGCGACAAAAGGGGTTATTTTGATAAGCGCAATGATGCTTGCCCTCAGTTTGCCGGTAATGGGGGTAAGCTTGTTACTTTTCTTACTCATCGATATTTGGCGCTGGCGTCGTACCCGATAG
- a CDS encoding methyl-accepting chemotaxis protein yields MNFSNFKIGYRLAAGFSFVILMLLITGIVALSKLSDFNQKMNYTVSMLYPTTAKGNRLIDELNNALMGQQLILMMDSKEDIKRQNEETNKYSAEITSLLSDLTAHANDERSVSLLRDIQKIRAEYAVSGNKLMELASRGDKQAAITELLHVSLQLQKKYKEKVAEFIDYQDDQMVLASQNVQKNYFDIKIGLWLVLILSTVAGGMIAWWMTHSVTRPLHEALKLAERVATGDLTFEPTVCHKDETGQLLHALYNMNDSLRHIVSQVRDGAETISSAASQIAAGNQDLSARTEEQASSLEQTAASVEQLTATIKNTTDNTNHAASLAGQASDIVRQSGDMMANVTREMREIRDGSTRMAEIVSVIDSIAFQTNILALNAAVEAARAGEQGRGFAVVASEVRALAQRSANSAKEIKALIDSSVQRIQDGMRLVESTEQIMGEVIENAHHAGGIIREIAQASQEQSDGINQINLAIGQIDVTTQQNAALVEESAAAALSLQEQAQTLAKTVSVFKLDARTNQPIGWQHQHHSQGLGLMNVSEKNQQGTPNWAAF; encoded by the coding sequence ATGAATTTTTCCAATTTTAAAATAGGCTATAGACTCGCGGCTGGTTTCTCATTTGTTATTCTTATGTTGTTAATTACAGGCATCGTGGCGCTAAGTAAATTAAGCGATTTTAACCAAAAAATGAATTACACCGTTTCGATGCTTTATCCAACAACCGCGAAGGGTAATCGACTGATTGATGAGTTAAATAATGCACTGATGGGGCAGCAATTGATATTGATGATGGACTCTAAAGAGGACATTAAAAGGCAAAATGAGGAAACAAATAAGTATTCTGCGGAAATTACCAGCTTGTTGTCGGATCTAACGGCACATGCGAATGATGAGCGGTCGGTCAGCTTATTACGTGATATTCAGAAAATTCGTGCCGAATACGCAGTTTCAGGTAATAAACTCATGGAGCTTGCCAGCCGTGGCGATAAACAGGCCGCCATCACAGAATTACTTCACGTCTCCTTACAGCTACAAAAAAAATATAAAGAGAAAGTCGCTGAATTCATTGACTATCAAGACGACCAAATGGTTCTGGCCAGCCAGAATGTACAGAAAAATTATTTCGACATTAAAATCGGTTTATGGCTGGTACTGATTCTGAGTACCGTGGCGGGGGGCATGATAGCCTGGTGGATGACCCATAGTGTCACACGACCATTGCATGAAGCCTTGAAACTGGCAGAAAGAGTCGCGACCGGCGATCTAACCTTTGAACCAACGGTGTGCCACAAGGATGAAACCGGGCAACTGTTGCATGCGCTATATAATATGAATGACAGCCTGCGTCATATCGTTAGCCAGGTACGCGATGGCGCAGAAACCATTTCATCCGCAGCCTCGCAAATTGCGGCCGGCAATCAGGATTTATCGGCGCGCACGGAAGAACAGGCGAGTTCGCTTGAACAAACGGCTGCTTCTGTTGAACAGTTGACCGCGACTATCAAAAACACAACGGATAACACCAATCATGCTGCGTCGTTGGCGGGGCAGGCTTCGGATATCGTGCGGCAAAGCGGTGACATGATGGCGAATGTCACCCGCGAAATGCGCGAGATTCGTGACGGCTCTACGCGTATGGCCGAGATTGTGAGTGTGATAGACAGCATTGCGTTCCAGACAAATATTTTGGCCCTTAATGCAGCCGTTGAAGCCGCGAGAGCGGGTGAGCAGGGGCGTGGGTTTGCGGTTGTCGCCAGCGAGGTTCGAGCGCTGGCACAGCGTAGCGCCAATTCCGCCAAGGAAATAAAAGCGTTGATTGACAGCTCCGTGCAACGTATTCAAGACGGTATGCGCTTAGTGGAAAGTACGGAGCAGATAATGGGCGAAGTCATTGAAAATGCCCATCATGCGGGAGGCATTATTCGCGAAATCGCGCAAGCCAGCCAGGAGCAAAGTGATGGCATTAACCAGATAAACCTGGCGATTGGACAGATAGATGTGACAACGCAGCAAAACGCTGCTCTCGTCGAGGAATCAGCAGCTGCGGCCTTGTCATTGCAGGAGCAGGCTCAAACGCTGGCGAAAACGGTCAGTGTATTCAAACTGGATGCTCGTACAAACCAACCCATCGGATGGCAGCATCAGCACCACAGCCAGGGGCTGGGCTTGATGAACGTTAGCGAAAAAAACCAGCAGGGCACGCCAAACTGGGCTGCATTTTAG